The Wansuia hejianensis genomic interval GTCTTTGCGAGGCCTGGTAGATTCCGGCAATGGCTCCGTGATCCAGGATTCCTTTGGAAGATCGATCTCCGGAGTGTTGCCGTCGCCGTATGGCAATTCCTGAGTATTATTTTTATCTGACATAATCACACCTGCCTTTCGGAAATATTCTGTCCCGGGTGCAGGAAAATTATGCGCATACTATAATAGCTGTATGTGGAAAGCAACCGTCTGCGGCGGAACGCTGGTGGTCTGCACGATGGAATGGGTGATTCGGACCATCTGGCCGGGCCGGAGCGCGCGGAGATCCACCGGGCGGCCATTGCGGCCGGTAATCGTGGTATCATCTGTTATTATAAATCTTATCTGGCTGTTTATATTACCGGGATTTCCCGTGTGAAGAACCTGGTTGCGGACATTTATGGAAGCTATCCGGTCGATGGTTATATCAAAGGAAGCCTGGGGTTCTCTTCTGACGATAATCAGAAATGCGTTCGATTGGGGTGGGATACTTCTGGTCATCCGGGAAGAAAACACGGCGCTCACCCACATGCCTTTGCGGATGCTGCAAAGGCACATATTCTGTCCAAAGGAATTCAGGATGATCGTATTTCTGTGGACATTTAACCTCAGGTTCTGGATGGATACAGTATTGTTCGGGCCGGTTACGGCATAAGAAATCAG includes:
- a CDS encoding AE-binding protein — encoded protein: MSDKNNTQELPYGDGNTPEIDLPKESWITEPLPESTRPRKDGPGGEGES